The Clostridium botulinum BKT015925 genome includes the window AGATTTTGGGTAATCCGCATAAAAAGATTAAGTATATACATATTGCAGGGACTAATGGAAAAGGCTCTATAACAGCAATGCTTTCCTCTGTTTTGATAGAAGAGGGGTATAAGGTGGGGATGTATACTTCTCCATATATTGAAGAATTTGAAGAAAGAATACAGATAAATAATACTAAAATATCAAAAGAGGATTTAGCTTACGAAATTACAAAAGTATATAATGCTGCAAATCAAATAATAAAAGAAGGTTATAGCCATCCAACTCAATTTGAAATAATAACTTGTGCTTCATTATTATACTTTTTTGAGAAAAATGTAGACTATGCTGTTATGGAAGTTGGACTTGGAGGAAGACTTGACTCAACAAATGTAATAAAGCCAATCTTAAGTGTTATATCATCAATAAGTTATGATCATATGAAAATTTTAGGAAGTACCTTAGAAAAAATAGCATATGAAAAGGCAGGAATAATAAAAGATGAAGTGCCTGTTGTATTATATCCTCAACAGGAAAATGTTGAAAATGTAATAAAAGATGTATGTAAAGATAAAAGATCAGAACTCATAAAAGTACCTAGTGATTGTGCTGAATTTTTAATATGTACTGATAAAATTTTAAATAAGGGGGAAAGGAGAGTACAAAATATTATTATTAATACTAAAAATCAAAGATATAATATAAATCTTTCTCTTTTAGGTAAACATCAATTATTAAATTGTGCTACTGTAATATATGCTATCGAAAAGTTAAGAAATTTAGGGGTTTTAATAAGTGATACATCTATTACACAAGGACTGCTAAAGGTTAAATGGATGGGAAGATTTGAAATATTAAAGAAGAATCCTTTGGTAGTTATAGATGGTGCACATAATATAGATGGAATAAAAAAACTAAAAGAAAGTATTAATCTATATTTAGAATATAAAAATGTTATATTAATTTTAGGCATTTTAACGGATAAACAAGTAGAAAATATGGTTGAAGTAATTACACCTATGGCTGACAAAGTTATATGTGTAACTCCTCATAGTGATAGAGCTGAAATTGCAACAGAGTTGATGAAAATTGTAAAAAAATATAATGAAGATTGTGAAGCTGTAGAAAGTTATGAAGATGCGTATATGAATGCTCTTAAATATTGTGAAGAAGACGATTTGCTTTTAGTTTCTGGTTCACTTTATATGATAGGAGATATGAGAAAGATTATAATTAAAAAGTAGAAAAAAGCCGATTTTATTCTATAAAATCGGCTTTTTTTAAGTGTTTTTAATATTTTTATTATTCAAGCGGTTTAATACGAATTTTTGAAGTAGTGTTTTTATTACAGCTATTATCGGTACTCCTAGGAACATACCTAATACTCCGAATGTACCGCCACCTACAGTGATAGCTAGTATTATCCAAAATGGACTTACACCTACTTTATCTCCTAAGATTTTAGGACCTAGAACCCATCCATCAAATTGTTGAAGTACAAGTATAAATATGAATACCCATAATGCCTTAATAGGACTAGAAAATAGTGTTATTAAAACAGCGGGAATCATACCTATAAATGGTCCAAAATAAGGTATCATATTGGTTACGCCAACAAGTAAGCTAATTAATAATACATAAGGTGTTTTTAATATTCCAAGGCCAATAGCACATAACAGACCAATTATTAAAGAGTCTATAGATTTACCAATAATATATTGAGAAAATATTGTATTTACTTCACAACCAAATATAAGAAAAGAATCAACTGATTTTTTCTTAAATAAAGAATATAAAAAGTCTTTTATATTCTTTTGAAATACTTCTTTATCTTTTAATATGTAAACAGATATTATAAAGCCAAATATCATTTTTAAGAATGAAGAAGTTATATCTATGGCTTTAGTTAATGCTACATTAAGAAAAGAATTTAGAGAAGCAGTTAATGTGGCTGTTATGCTTGATAAACTCTTATTGGCAAATTGTATAAGTGTAGTATTATTTGATAAATTAAATCTTGTGATTGTTTCATAAAACCAAGTTTGAGTTTTTCGTACATATGTAGGTATATTATTAGCTAACTGGTCAACATTGTTTATAATAGCCGGTGAAATAATAGTAACTGTTAATGTTATAAATCCAATAAGTAATAAAAATACTATAAGTATACTAAAGTTTCTTTTGAATTTAAACTTTCTCTCAAAGTATACCATTATAGGATTTAATATGTATGCTATTCCAAATGCCCAAAAGAATGGGGTTAGTATAGCTAATATAACACCAAAAGAGCCTGCTAAAATTTCTATATTGTTAATTGCTTTGAAAATAAGGGCTAGAATAATAAAAATAGGTATTAGGTTTATATAAGGAATTTTATTTTTCCACAATAAATATATGCCTCCTTTTACTTAAACTCTCAACTGATTATATCATCAAATTATATAATAATAAAGCGGTATATTTTAAAAAAAATATACCGCTCAATCAAATGCTATTAGCAACAACAGCAGCAACAGTAGTTTAATAGTGGAGCACATGCAGCGCCACCAAAGCCAATGCCACCGCAGAATAATATTATTAATAAAAGTATTATCCAAAGACCATCATCATAGCAAGGGTATGGGCGGTAACCAGCCATAAATACCCCTCCTTTCATTAGGAGATATTATGGAAGGTAGGACTTCTCGGCTTGTCCTATCAATATATAATATGTAATATGTACAAAAAGTGTTTCTAAAAAGTGTAAAAAATAAAATATTTTTATAAAAATATTTTACAAGTGGAGGAAAATCAATGAATAAGCTAAATCATAAGTTTTATAAACGAAATACTATAGAGGTAGCTAAAGAATTATTAGGTAAGTATATTGTAATTGATGAAAAAAATGAAAAGATGATAGCTAAAATAGTTGAGGTAGAAGCATATTTAGGAATTAATGATAAAGCAGCACACTCGTATGGTGGAAGAAAAACGGAAAGAACTAAAGTCATGTATGAGGATGGGGGCTGTGTATATATTTTTCGTATATATGGTATGTATAATTGTCTAAATATAGTTACTTCACATAAAGAAATACCAGAGGCGGTACTTATAAGAGCGGTAGAACCTATAAGTAATATAGATAAATTTATCTTGAATAGATTTAAAAAAAGTTTTAATGAATTAACTAAATATCAGCAAAAAAATATAACTAATGGTCCAGGAAAACTTTGTATAGCTATGAATATAACAAAAGAACTTAATGGAGAAGATTTAACTTTGGATAAAATATATATATTAGATAATAAAGAAGAATTTGAGATTGTATCTTCTCAAAGAATAGGTATTGATTATGCCGAGGAAGCAAAAGATTATCTTTTAAGATTTTATATAAAAGATAATAAGTATGTATCTAAAAAATAGATAGATTTTAAAGTGAATGATATAAGATTAAAGAATTTAAAAATAGAAAAAAGGATAAGTCAAAATACAGTATAACGCTTATGATATATAGTCATTTTGATTTATCCCGTGCTATTTTTATTTTGAAATTAAAGGTTTTGTGATTCTTTAAGTTCTTCTAAGGCTTTAGCTAATTGATCAGGACATGAAGTACCTTTACCTCTACAGTTAATTCCACGAAGTTTTTTTATTACAGTATCTATATCCATACCGTCAACTAAACTAGAAATTCCTTTTAAATTTCCATCACATCCACCTACGAAAGAAATATTTTTTAATGTATTATTTTCAATTTCAAAGCTTATTTCCTTTGAACAAACACCTTTTGGGTTATATGTATACAAAATATCATCTCCTTTAAAATACTAATTTATATTATAAAAGATTAGTTTGTTAATCACAAGTAAACTTTTATAAAAAATTACAAAGGATAATACCATATTTACAATCATTCACATATTATACTGTGAGGGGGGCGAGAATATGAGTAAATTATATGTATGCAATACACATTCGGATGATATATCTGTCGTAGATATAGAAGAATTTAAAGAAGACAGAAAAATACATTTTGAATCTTCTACCTTTGAAAAAGTAGGACCCCATAGCATTTGTAAGTATAAAGACAAGCTACTTGTAGCTAATATTTATAGTAACACTATATCTATATTTGATAAAAAAGAGGAAAAGGAATTAGATAGTTATTTTATAGGGATGAATTGTAATGATGTTGTAGTGTATGAAAATAAGGCCTATGCAATATGTGGAGATTCCAATTATGTTGTGGTATTTAATTTAGAAACTAATCTTATAGAAGAAGAAATTCCATGTGGAGATTTCCCTAAGAGTATAGAAATTAATAGACAAAAGAAAATTATACTTATATCTAATTTTGAAAGTGATAGCATTACTTTAATTGATTTAGAAGATATTAATAATGTAAGAGAATTAAAAGTAGGAGCCTATCCAACAAAAGCACTATTTACAGTGGATGGGGAACATATTATAGTTTGCGAGAGTAATATGGGAGGTGATATAAGGGGTAATGTAAGCGTTGTTTCATTAAAGGGATTAAAGCTATTTAATAGGATATTAGTTGGAAAGTATCCTGTGGATATGTATATAAATTCATCCTGCGCATTTGTATCCAATTTTGGAGAAGGAACAGTAAGTATAGTCGATATTAATAACTATAAAGAGATAAACAAAATAAATGTTGGAGGTATGCCTAGTGGAATTATAAAACTAGGAGATAGTATATATGTAGGAGATAATTATAACAATCTACTAATAAAGGCTGATTTAATAGAAGAAAATAAAAAAGTCATATCCATAGGAGGAGAACCTACTGGTATGACGTATATATAATATCCTATTTAATATCATTTATAAGGACTTTTATAAGCTTGTAGTAAATTTCTGAAGGATTTTCCTTCCAATTTGCACATAAAGCTTTAGCTTGTTCATTCGAAGCTACATTTAATTTTAAATCAATTAAAATAGAGTTATTTTCAATAGCTTTTAAATTAACAATGTAGTTATTACCTTCAATTGTATATTCGGAAGAAATAGTTATTTCCTTTTTTATATTTTCTAATTGCTTTGAAAGATAGTCGTCTATTGCTTTCATTTTATCTTTAGATATACGATTTCCAAATAATGATAATACTTTTAAACCTTTACTTGATATGACTATTCTATGCTTACCTTCTTGTTCTATTACGTTTATGAAGGAAGCATTTTCTAGTTCGCTTAAATATTCTTGAAGAGTAAAATAATTAATAAAATTATTTTCTAAAATTATTTGGGTAATTTGATTGTTTGAAATAGGAAGTTTTATATTTTCTAATAAATAAAGCAAAAGAAGCTTATCTTCAACTAAATCTGAGGTGTTGTTAAACACGTAATTCTCACTCCTTTTAGTTGTAGTCATAGATTATTATAACATAAAAAGAGATAAAATAAATAAGAGGTTGAAATTTAAATTTTTTTATTTTGTATTTTGTGCTATAATATGGAAAAGATAACAACTAAAAATTGGATTAAAGGAATATTTATCTTAACTTATATATATAAATTCAATAAAGCTATTATATAAGTTAGGAGGAAATATGAATATACAAACATATTTAGAAAAAATTAAAAAACACCAAATACTTATTGTTTTAGGGGTATTTGTATTTTTGGCGGCATTTTTTCTTGGGGTTAATTTCAAGAATCTTCAAGCTATGTCTAGGGAAAGTAAAAAATATCCTATTTATTCTGTTGATACTAATGAAAAAAAAATAGCTATTACTTTTGATACTAATTGGGGAACTAATAATACAAAAAAAGTTTTGGATATTTTAGATAAGTATGATGCAAAGGCAACTTTCTTTTTAATGGGAACGTGGATAGATAAACATGAAAATGAGACTAAAGAAATCTTTAATCGAGGTCATGAAATAGGAAATCATTCTAATAGTCATGCAGATTTTACACTAATATCAAGAACTAGAATAATAGAAGAGATTGCAGCTACAGATGCAAAATTAATGAAATTATTAGGTAAGGGGACGGAAGTGTTTAGATTTCCATCAGGTTCATATAATGAAAAATCATTAGAAATTGCAGAAAGTACTAATCATTATTGTATTCAATGGAATGTGGATAGTATAGATTGGAAAGAACAAGGTGCAGATATAGAATACAATAGAGTTATGAAAAAGATAAAACCAGGCTCTATTTTATTATTTCATGATAATGCAAAGTATACACCTGAAACTTTGCCAAGAATTTTAAGTGATCTAAAAGCAAAGGGATATCAATTTGTTAAAGTATCGGATTTGATATATAAAAAGGGTTATTACATGGATAATTCAGGTACTCAAAAGCTAAAATTAAAATAGATATTGAAATATAAATCAAAATTGTATTATAATGGAAAAGGAACTAATATTAAGATAACTAATAAAAACATATTTAAATAAATTTTTATGTTTTGTTATATTTTCAAATTTATTTGAATATTTATATTTCAGTAAGATAAATAAAAAAGAAAACTAAGGGAGAGAGGGGTTAAGATGGACAATTTAATGTTAAACAACAAAATATATTTAGAGGGGACTTGTATATCAAATCTTGAATTTAGTCACGAAATGTATGGCGAAGGTTTTTATACATTTAAACTTGGGGTAAATAGACTTAGTGATGTAAAAGATGTATTACCTGTAACTATTTCAGAAAGATTATTAACAGAAATAGAAATAAAAGAAGGAGTGGATTTAGTAGTTGAAGGTCAATTAAGATCCTATAATAAATTTATAAATGGATCTAATAGATTAATACTTACGGTATTCGCAAGGGATGTACAACCATGTATTGAAAAAAGTAAAAACCCAAATCAAATATTCCTAGATGGTTATATATGTAAAGAGCCTATTTATAGAACAACTCCTTTTGGAAGAGAAATTGCTGATATATTATTGGCTGTTAATAGACCATATAATAAATCAGACTATATTCCTACAATTTCTTGGGGTAGAAATTCCAGATTTTGCAAAACCTTAAAAGTCGGAGATAATATAAAAGTATGGGGAAGATTACAAAGTAGAAAGTA containing:
- a CDS encoding bifunctional folylpolyglutamate synthase/dihydrofolate synthase; translated protein: MNYKEAMNYIEDSAKFSIKLGLSRTERILEILGNPHKKIKYIHIAGTNGKGSITAMLSSVLIEEGYKVGMYTSPYIEEFEERIQINNTKISKEDLAYEITKVYNAANQIIKEGYSHPTQFEIITCASLLYFFEKNVDYAVMEVGLGGRLDSTNVIKPILSVISSISYDHMKILGSTLEKIAYEKAGIIKDEVPVVLYPQQENVENVIKDVCKDKRSELIKVPSDCAEFLICTDKILNKGERRVQNIIINTKNQRYNINLSLLGKHQLLNCATVIYAIEKLRNLGVLISDTSITQGLLKVKWMGRFEILKKNPLVVIDGAHNIDGIKKLKESINLYLEYKNVILILGILTDKQVENMVEVITPMADKVICVTPHSDRAEIATELMKIVKKYNEDCEAVESYEDAYMNALKYCEEDDLLLVSGSLYMIGDMRKIIIKK
- a CDS encoding AI-2E family transporter, which codes for MWKNKIPYINLIPIFIILALIFKAINNIEILAGSFGVILAILTPFFWAFGIAYILNPIMVYFERKFKFKRNFSILIVFLLLIGFITLTVTIISPAIINNVDQLANNIPTYVRKTQTWFYETITRFNLSNNTTLIQFANKSLSSITATLTASLNSFLNVALTKAIDITSSFLKMIFGFIISVYILKDKEVFQKNIKDFLYSLFKKKSVDSFLIFGCEVNTIFSQYIIGKSIDSLIIGLLCAIGLGILKTPYVLLISLLVGVTNMIPYFGPFIGMIPAVLITLFSSPIKALWVFIFILVLQQFDGWVLGPKILGDKVGVSPFWIILAITVGGGTFGVLGMFLGVPIIAVIKTLLQKFVLNRLNNKNIKNT
- a CDS encoding DNA-3-methyladenine glycosylase — encoded protein: MNKLNHKFYKRNTIEVAKELLGKYIVIDEKNEKMIAKIVEVEAYLGINDKAAHSYGGRKTERTKVMYEDGGCVYIFRIYGMYNCLNIVTSHKEIPEAVLIRAVEPISNIDKFILNRFKKSFNELTKYQQKNITNGPGKLCIAMNITKELNGEDLTLDKIYILDNKEEFEIVSSQRIGIDYAEEAKDYLLRFYIKDNKYVSKK
- a CDS encoding TIGR03905 family TSCPD domain-containing protein, with translation MYTYNPKGVCSKEISFEIENNTLKNISFVGGCDGNLKGISSLVDGMDIDTVIKKLRGINCRGKGTSCPDQLAKALEELKESQNL
- a CDS encoding YncE family protein, which gives rise to MSKLYVCNTHSDDISVVDIEEFKEDRKIHFESSTFEKVGPHSICKYKDKLLVANIYSNTISIFDKKEEKELDSYFIGMNCNDVVVYENKAYAICGDSNYVVVFNLETNLIEEEIPCGDFPKSIEINRQKKIILISNFESDSITLIDLEDINNVRELKVGAYPTKALFTVDGEHIIVCESNMGGDIRGNVSVVSLKGLKLFNRILVGKYPVDMYINSSCAFVSNFGEGTVSIVDINNYKEINKINVGGMPSGIIKLGDSIYVGDNYNNLLIKADLIEENKKVISIGGEPTGMTYI
- a CDS encoding DUF4364 family protein translates to MFNNTSDLVEDKLLLLYLLENIKLPISNNQITQIILENNFINYFTLQEYLSELENASFINVIEQEGKHRIVISSKGLKVLSLFGNRISKDKMKAIDDYLSKQLENIKKEITISSEYTIEGNNYIVNLKAIENNSILIDLKLNVASNEQAKALCANWKENPSEIYYKLIKVLINDIK
- the pdaB gene encoding polysaccharide deacetylase family sporulation protein PdaB encodes the protein MNIQTYLEKIKKHQILIVLGVFVFLAAFFLGVNFKNLQAMSRESKKYPIYSVDTNEKKIAITFDTNWGTNNTKKVLDILDKYDAKATFFLMGTWIDKHENETKEIFNRGHEIGNHSNSHADFTLISRTRIIEEIAATDAKLMKLLGKGTEVFRFPSGSYNEKSLEIAESTNHYCIQWNVDSIDWKEQGADIEYNRVMKKIKPGSILLFHDNAKYTPETLPRILSDLKAKGYQFVKVSDLIYKKGYYMDNSGTQKLKLK
- a CDS encoding single-stranded DNA-binding protein; translated protein: MDNLMLNNKIYLEGTCISNLEFSHEMYGEGFYTFKLGVNRLSDVKDVLPVTISERLLTEIEIKEGVDLVVEGQLRSYNKFINGSNRLILTVFARDVQPCIEKSKNPNQIFLDGYICKEPIYRTTPFGREIADILLAVNRPYNKSDYIPTISWGRNSRFCKTLKVGDNIKVWGRLQSRKYQKKLGEDEVITKTAYEVSISKLEHADEFENEQDESVENLAE